The Chitiniphilus purpureus sequence CTTCGGCCAGCCGGCGCACATCGTTGAGGTCGGTCAGCCCCCCCGAGGCGATCACCGGGATGGTCAGCGCCTGCGCCAGCCGCACGGTGGCCTCGATGTTGACGCCCGAGAGCATGCCGTCACGGCCGATGTCGGTGTAGATCACGCTCTCGACCCCATAACCCTGGAAGCGCTGTGCGAGATCGATCACGTCGTGATCGGTGATCTTGCTCCAGCCATCGGTGGCCACCTTGCCGTCCTTGGCATCGAGCCCGACGATGATGTGACCGGGAAACGCATCGCAGGCCTCGTGCAGGAACCCGGGCTGCTTGACCGCCGCGGTACCGATGATCACGTAGTCGATGCCGGCGTCCAGGTACATCTCGATGGTTTCCAGCGTCCGGATGCCGCCGCCCAGCTGCACCGGCACGTCGCCGTCGACGGCGGCGATGATGCGCTTGACCGCGTCCAGGTTCTTGGGCTTGCCGGCGAAGGCGCCGTTCAGGTCCACCAGATGCATACGGCGCGCACCCTGGCCAAGCCAGTGGCTCACAAAGCTTGCCGGATCGTCGGAGAACACCGTGGCGTCGTCCATTTCACCCTGGCGCAGGCGCACGCACTGGCCGTCCTTGAGGTCGATGGCGGGGATGATCAGCATGATGAGTCGATAGAAGAAAGGAAAATGAAAAAGCGGTTTGTCCGTCGCAACCGGATCTGCCCGATCCTGCGCGTCGGACGCGAATACGACACAACATCAGCCGGGCCGTATGCCATGGCGCGCCGGTGATCAGGCATTGGCAGCCGCGGGGCCATCGTCGTCACACCGGGCATCGGTGCGGCGCCGGATCCCGCACGGGATTGCATGGGCATCATGCTTCGAGCAACCCTGGGTTTTCAAGCACGGCCGTCCCAGTTTACGAAATTTTCCAGCAACTTGAGTCCCGCATGCGCGCTCTTTTCCGGGTGACACTGGATGGCGAAGATGTTGCCGCGCGCCACCGCTGCGGCAAAACGGTAGGGGTAGGCCGCTTCGATCACCGCGATATCCTCGATGGGCGCGAAGTGGTAGCTGTGCACGAAGTAGAAGCGTTCGCCATCCTCGATGCC is a genomic window containing:
- the hisA gene encoding 1-(5-phosphoribosyl)-5-[(5-phosphoribosylamino)methylideneamino]imidazole-4-carboxamide isomerase, coding for MLIIPAIDLKDGQCVRLRQGEMDDATVFSDDPASFVSHWLGQGARRMHLVDLNGAFAGKPKNLDAVKRIIAAVDGDVPVQLGGGIRTLETIEMYLDAGIDYVIIGTAAVKQPGFLHEACDAFPGHIIVGLDAKDGKVATDGWSKITDHDVIDLAQRFQGYGVESVIYTDIGRDGMLSGVNIEATVRLAQALTIPVIASGGLTDLNDVRRLAEVAAEGIEGVITGRAIYEGTIDFKAAQTLADELIAA